A stretch of the Streptomyces sp. NBC_01428 genome encodes the following:
- a CDS encoding YnfA family protein, protein MLVARSAALFVLAALFEIGGAWLVWQGVREHRGWLWIGAGVMALGVYGFVATLQPDAEFGRILAAYGGVFVAGSLAWGVVADGYRPDRWDITGALICLAGMAVIMYGPRNGA, encoded by the coding sequence ATGCTCGTCGCCCGCTCCGCCGCCCTGTTCGTGCTGGCCGCCCTCTTCGAGATCGGCGGGGCCTGGCTGGTCTGGCAGGGCGTACGGGAGCACCGCGGCTGGCTGTGGATCGGCGCGGGCGTGATGGCCCTCGGCGTGTACGGCTTCGTCGCCACCCTTCAGCCGGACGCCGAGTTCGGCCGCATCCTGGCCGCGTACGGCGGCGTCTTCGTGGCCGGCTCCCTCGCGTGGGGCGTGGTCGCCGACGGCTACCGCCCCGACCGCTGGGACATCACCGGCGCCCTGATCTGCCTGGCCGGCATGGCCGTGATCATGTACGGCCCCCGCAACGGCGCCTGA